One genomic region from Vibrio sp. STUT-A11 encodes:
- a CDS encoding sensor histidine kinase: MAITSFTFTKQLAALLSGVMLFVMLSWWSYSAYQLDEVLTHQISLRAQVQSQQLSLLPSLVTAVSSGKAEAVSEIITAVQAVSDADFITVSDKNGIRLAHPVEARIGLHVTGGDIERALNTGDSYLSYGIGSLGPSIRYISPILSDDGNVIGMIKVGYLIDTVDLWTSEQLLPLLVFGLGAVCICIWLSWKFSHYVRKQMQEMEPWQLKQALKTYQGVLEATYEGLVAINSKGHVYLINDSARSMLNYNLEHGEAFIDGIDNPTSFSLAGEDYINGLIRVNGKNLVVNRVTLRTSTGEPYGAVFSLRDQNELHVLSEKISQVNQYMENMRVARHEYQNKLSTISGLLQMGAYEKALAVCLSQAKASQSQLDSLNALKGRPTLSALILAKASKANELDVAFSIDCQSDLSRLSKRLSEEQLCALIGNLAQNSLDAVKGKEDGRVDIHISESECEYTIQIVNNGPMVESELETLCELGFTSKLSNSEHGVGMHIVRSVVEQGRGHMELDSDELETAFTVYFSKEIA; encoded by the coding sequence GTGGCTATCACCTCTTTTACCTTCACCAAGCAATTGGCCGCATTACTGAGTGGCGTGATGCTATTTGTTATGCTGAGCTGGTGGAGTTACAGTGCGTATCAATTGGATGAGGTCCTCACTCATCAAATCAGTTTGCGAGCACAAGTCCAGTCTCAGCAGCTATCTCTGTTACCCAGTCTCGTTACCGCTGTTTCATCTGGAAAAGCCGAAGCGGTGTCAGAGATCATTACTGCAGTTCAGGCGGTAAGTGATGCCGACTTTATTACCGTTAGCGATAAAAACGGTATCAGGTTGGCACATCCGGTTGAAGCACGCATTGGCCTGCATGTTACTGGCGGCGATATCGAAAGAGCGTTAAACACTGGTGATTCTTATCTGTCGTACGGTATCGGCTCTTTAGGTCCTTCTATTCGTTACATCTCGCCAATTTTGTCTGACGATGGCAACGTGATTGGAATGATCAAAGTCGGATACCTCATTGATACGGTCGACTTATGGACCAGTGAACAGCTGTTACCTTTGCTCGTATTTGGGCTTGGTGCAGTTTGCATTTGTATTTGGTTGTCCTGGAAGTTCTCACACTATGTCAGAAAACAGATGCAAGAGATGGAACCCTGGCAGCTTAAGCAAGCATTAAAAACCTATCAAGGCGTATTGGAAGCCACTTATGAAGGGTTAGTCGCGATAAACTCAAAAGGCCATGTATACCTGATTAATGATTCTGCTCGTTCGATGTTGAATTATAATCTAGAACACGGTGAAGCATTCATTGATGGTATTGATAACCCAACCAGCTTCTCTCTTGCCGGAGAAGACTACATCAATGGTTTGATTCGCGTGAATGGAAAAAACTTGGTGGTGAACCGAGTAACGTTACGAACCTCAACCGGAGAACCTTATGGTGCCGTGTTTAGTTTGCGTGACCAAAATGAGCTGCATGTACTCTCAGAGAAAATTAGTCAGGTAAATCAGTACATGGAGAATATGAGAGTGGCTCGGCACGAATATCAAAATAAACTCTCGACGATTTCAGGTTTACTGCAGATGGGGGCCTACGAAAAAGCATTAGCGGTTTGTTTGTCGCAAGCCAAAGCCAGCCAGTCACAGCTGGATTCATTAAATGCTCTTAAGGGCCGTCCTACGTTATCTGCGTTGATTTTGGCGAAGGCGAGTAAAGCAAATGAACTCGATGTTGCCTTCAGCATTGATTGTCAAAGCGATTTGAGTCGGCTCTCTAAGCGTCTATCGGAAGAACAGTTGTGCGCTTTGATAGGTAATCTGGCACAAAACTCATTAGATGCTGTGAAAGGAAAAGAGGATGGTCGCGTTGATATTCATATCTCAGAATCTGAGTGCGAGTACACTATCCAAATAGTCAACAATGGACCGATGGTTGAAAGTGAACTGGAAACCTTGTGCGAGCTTGGGTTTACCAGCAAACTAAGCAATTCCGAACATGGCGTAGGTATGCATATCGTTCGCTCTGTAGTTGAGCAAGGTCGCGGCCATATGGAACTTGATAGCGACGAATTAGAAACGGCATTCACCGTGTATTTTTCTAAGGAGATAGCATGA
- a CDS encoding DMT family transporter — MSNSLSTMVPIGVRFMVLSAFGFALMSATVKHVSLYGIPVFEIVAARALVSLVISYLDVKRKRISIWGNNKPLLFIRGAVGTVALVCVYYSVTTLPLAEATIFQYIHPAFTALLAVFFLKERIQPSTLVCIALCLLGIYVMVRPETGASAEHALPPFSVMMALLGAFGSSIAYVIVRKLSRTEDSSVIIFYFPLVALPASIILMGDNFVVPDLYLTIMLVLIGVFTQIGQLGMTKAMQTQEAGKASAYSYIQIVFSGLIGIVVFGELPSVWTYIGAGLIVTGAMINAFGRHIRLPFARRSA; from the coding sequence ATGTCTAATTCTTTAAGCACCATGGTTCCCATTGGTGTGCGCTTTATGGTTCTTTCGGCTTTTGGTTTCGCACTGATGTCCGCGACGGTCAAACACGTCAGTTTATACGGTATCCCCGTTTTTGAGATCGTCGCAGCAAGGGCTCTGGTTTCCTTAGTGATTAGTTACTTAGATGTGAAGCGTAAACGAATTTCTATCTGGGGAAACAACAAACCTTTATTGTTCATTCGAGGGGCTGTGGGCACCGTTGCGTTAGTCTGCGTATACTACTCTGTCACCACGCTACCTTTGGCAGAAGCGACCATTTTCCAATATATTCATCCGGCATTTACCGCTTTGCTCGCGGTATTTTTCTTAAAAGAGCGGATTCAACCATCAACATTGGTTTGTATCGCGTTATGTTTGCTTGGTATCTACGTGATGGTGCGCCCCGAAACCGGTGCATCAGCGGAACATGCACTACCTCCATTTAGCGTCATGATGGCACTGTTAGGCGCGTTTGGTAGCTCTATCGCATATGTAATCGTCAGAAAATTGAGCCGGACAGAAGACAGTTCAGTCATTATTTTCTATTTCCCTCTTGTCGCCCTGCCTGCGTCGATAATATTGATGGGAGACAATTTTGTTGTGCCTGATCTTTATCTGACCATCATGTTGGTTTTAATTGGTGTTTTCACCCAAATTGGTCAACTTGGTATGACGAAAGCTATGCAGACTCAAGAAGCAGGCAAAGCCTCAGCCTACTCTTATATTCAGATAGTCTTCTCTGGCCTGATAGGTATTGTCGTCTTTGGTGAGCTACCGTCAGTATGGACGTACATTGGCGCAGGGTTAATCGTCACAGGTGCGATGATTAACGCGTTTGGTCGACATATTCGATTACCCTTCGCTCGCAGAAGTGCTTAA
- a CDS encoding glutamate synthase-related protein — MSKPIIADNKPIKVNLLEGKEYYFCRCGRSKSQPYCDGSHSGTGLKPMSFVAEKDEEAYLCRCKQTANAPFCDGTHKQFTVDQVGHEAPEVKKEKSGKPAAASTQEEPTLEFIHQLAREGLSKFGHHGPMVAMGVPRHLLPHWDAIQIMVAQMATQPLMEDVPVATELIVGPNARKPLKLAIPLLVSDMSFGALSEEAKIALSKGAELAGTGICSGEGGMLPEEQAANSRYFYELASAQFGYDESKLHGVQAFHFKGGQGAKTGTGGHLPGSKNVGKIAEIRGIPEGEPAISPPTFRNLHSVQDFRKFADRVRAITGGIPIGFKLSANHIEQDIQFALEASADYIILDGRGGGTGSAPSMFRDHISVPTIPALARARKYLDEKGVSDNVTLIVTGGLRVPMDFVKALALGADGVAIANSAMQSIGCVAARICNTNNCPAGVATQKLDLRQRLDIDKSSQQLKNFFDASAELMQVMARACGHNALSQFNINDLATWDRNMAQLSGIKYSGVTDI; from the coding sequence ATGAGTAAACCAATTATCGCCGACAACAAGCCGATCAAAGTCAATTTGCTGGAAGGGAAAGAATACTATTTTTGTCGTTGTGGGCGATCGAAAAGCCAACCTTATTGTGATGGTTCACATTCCGGAACTGGTTTGAAACCGATGAGCTTTGTTGCCGAAAAAGATGAAGAGGCGTACTTATGTCGCTGTAAGCAGACCGCCAACGCGCCTTTTTGCGATGGTACCCATAAACAATTCACGGTAGATCAAGTGGGGCACGAAGCACCTGAAGTGAAAAAAGAGAAAAGTGGAAAACCAGCGGCGGCGTCGACACAAGAAGAACCTACTTTGGAGTTCATTCACCAACTGGCGCGAGAAGGTCTATCTAAATTTGGCCATCATGGACCAATGGTAGCAATGGGGGTGCCTAGACATCTGTTACCACATTGGGACGCAATACAAATTATGGTCGCTCAGATGGCCACTCAGCCATTGATGGAAGATGTGCCAGTCGCAACCGAGTTAATTGTGGGGCCGAATGCACGTAAGCCTCTCAAATTGGCGATCCCTTTGTTAGTCTCGGACATGAGTTTTGGCGCGTTATCAGAAGAGGCAAAAATTGCGCTCTCTAAAGGCGCAGAATTAGCCGGTACAGGAATTTGTTCAGGTGAAGGGGGAATGTTGCCTGAAGAGCAAGCCGCAAACTCACGGTATTTTTACGAGCTTGCCAGCGCACAATTTGGCTATGACGAGTCTAAATTGCATGGTGTACAAGCTTTTCATTTTAAAGGCGGACAGGGCGCGAAAACGGGAACCGGAGGACACCTGCCGGGCAGTAAAAACGTAGGGAAAATAGCTGAAATACGTGGTATTCCCGAAGGAGAACCAGCGATTTCTCCTCCGACATTTAGAAATCTTCATTCCGTTCAAGATTTCAGGAAATTTGCTGACAGAGTACGTGCCATTACCGGAGGTATACCCATTGGCTTTAAGCTCAGCGCAAATCATATCGAGCAAGATATTCAGTTCGCTCTGGAAGCCAGTGCGGATTACATCATTCTTGATGGTCGTGGCGGTGGTACTGGCTCTGCTCCTTCTATGTTTCGTGATCACATTAGTGTACCAACCATTCCTGCTTTAGCTCGTGCGCGCAAATACTTGGATGAAAAGGGTGTTAGTGACAATGTCACGTTGATTGTGACTGGCGGATTAAGAGTACCGATGGACTTTGTTAAAGCCTTGGCGTTAGGGGCGGATGGTGTTGCCATTGCTAACAGTGCGATGCAATCTATCGGCTGCGTAGCGGCACGAATTTGTAACACCAACAACTGTCCTGCTGGGGTTGCCACACAAAAACTGGATCTAAGGCAGCGTCTTGATATCGACAAATCCTCCCAACAATTGAAGAACTTTTTTGATGCTTCCGCAGAGCTGATGCAGGTGATGGCCAGAGCATGTGGGCACAATGCACTTAGTCAGTTCAACATCAATGATTTAGCTACATGGGACAGGAATATGGCACAGTTATCAGGAATAAAGTATTCGGGAGTCACCGACATTTAA
- a CDS encoding anion permease — translation MNNSKMKMLLLVAIGCILWFLPAPEGLSDQAWHMMAIFVTTVLSLILAPLPLGAMALTGLTVATLLDVLPIKTALTGFAHPTIWMIAAAFFISRGFITTGFGRRVGYWFIAKLGHNSLGLAYGLVLTDLLFAPATPSTTARCGGIISPLFRSVASAYDSDPEKGTENRIGSFLVQCIFQCNAITCAMFLTSMAGNPLAANFAKEQGVEITWAGWATAAIVPGLLCLFLIPLVMYFVFPPELKKTPEMREIARQKLAEMGNMTRDEIMVGITFVGMVSLWVLGPTLGIHSTVTALLGLVFLLMTRTITWDAVLGEKEAWHTITWFAVLVMMAAQLNSLGFIGWFSQSMSESLSGFGWVTTVVVLLLVYYYSHYLMASAMAHISAMYSAFLAIAISAGAPPMLAAIVLGIFSNLYMSTTHYSSGPAPILFGAGFHSLQSWWKIGFIFSLIVIPIFVFVGGAWWKLLGLW, via the coding sequence ATGAATAATTCCAAAATGAAAATGCTCCTGCTGGTTGCGATAGGCTGTATATTGTGGTTTCTCCCGGCACCTGAAGGACTATCCGATCAAGCCTGGCATATGATGGCTATTTTTGTCACGACTGTGTTAAGTTTGATTCTTGCTCCTTTACCTCTTGGCGCAATGGCCTTAACCGGTTTAACCGTAGCGACATTACTAGATGTGCTACCGATAAAGACCGCTCTCACTGGCTTTGCACACCCGACTATCTGGATGATCGCCGCTGCGTTTTTCATCTCCCGCGGTTTTATCACGACTGGGTTCGGGCGTCGTGTGGGTTACTGGTTTATCGCCAAATTAGGCCACAACTCACTTGGCCTTGCGTACGGCCTTGTTCTAACCGATTTGCTTTTTGCACCTGCGACGCCAAGTACAACAGCACGTTGTGGCGGCATCATCTCTCCTCTATTCCGTTCTGTCGCCAGCGCATACGATTCTGATCCAGAAAAAGGCACAGAAAACCGTATCGGTTCTTTCTTGGTTCAATGTATCTTCCAATGTAATGCGATCACTTGTGCGATGTTCCTGACTTCAATGGCAGGTAACCCTCTCGCCGCTAACTTCGCAAAAGAACAAGGCGTCGAGATCACATGGGCGGGTTGGGCAACGGCAGCGATCGTACCGGGCCTGCTGTGTTTATTCCTTATTCCACTTGTGATGTACTTCGTGTTCCCGCCTGAGTTAAAGAAAACGCCAGAGATGCGCGAAATCGCTCGTCAGAAATTGGCAGAAATGGGCAATATGACTCGTGATGAAATCATGGTTGGTATTACCTTCGTTGGTATGGTGTCACTGTGGGTTCTTGGCCCAACGTTAGGCATTCATTCGACCGTTACTGCACTATTGGGTTTGGTGTTCTTGCTGATGACACGCACCATTACCTGGGACGCAGTACTCGGAGAAAAAGAAGCCTGGCATACCATCACTTGGTTCGCCGTTCTGGTAATGATGGCAGCACAACTTAACAGCCTTGGCTTTATCGGCTGGTTCAGCCAGTCTATGAGCGAATCGTTATCTGGGTTTGGCTGGGTTACAACGGTTGTTGTATTGCTGCTGGTTTACTACTACAGCCACTATCTAATGGCGAGCGCCATGGCTCATATCAGCGCAATGTACTCAGCATTCCTTGCCATTGCTATTTCGGCAGGAGCGCCACCTATGTTGGCCGCTATCGTACTGGGTATTTTCAGTAACCTTTACATGTCAACTACCCACTACTCTTCTGGCCCCGCGCCAATTCTGTTTGGCGCAGGATTCCACAGCCTGCAAAGTTGGTGGAAAATTGGTTTCATCTTCTCTCTCATCGTTATCCCGATTTTTGTTTTCGTGGGTGGCGCATGGTGGAAATTACTTGGTCTTTGGTAA
- a CDS encoding YbaK/EbsC family protein — MTIATRLDQYLTDHNIHFQTVNHSHSHSSLQSGVSAGIPLMNLAKAVILEDHDGHHMMAVLPANNKISLSRLNDEFNASFHLVKESMVYRLFTDCEHGAVPPIGSPYHMATVCDERLANLDHVYLEAGDHETLIKLDRESFKELMNDCKYLRFSSEVLH; from the coding sequence ATGACGATTGCAACCCGATTGGATCAATACCTGACTGATCACAATATTCACTTTCAAACAGTGAATCACAGCCACAGTCATAGCTCTCTTCAAAGTGGTGTATCTGCAGGTATACCTTTGATGAACTTGGCGAAAGCCGTGATCCTTGAAGATCACGACGGTCATCATATGATGGCGGTATTACCGGCCAACAATAAAATTAGCTTGTCGAGATTAAACGACGAGTTCAACGCTTCTTTCCACTTGGTTAAAGAAAGCATGGTTTATCGTCTTTTTACCGACTGCGAACATGGGGCGGTACCGCCAATTGGTAGCCCATACCACATGGCAACGGTGTGCGATGAAAGATTAGCAAATCTGGATCATGTCTATCTAGAAGCGGGTGACCATGAAACATTGATCAAACTAGACAGAGAGTCGTTTAAAGAATTGATGAACGACTGCAAATACCTAAGGTTCAGTAGTGAGGTTCTACATTGA
- a CDS encoding MAPEG family protein, translating to MITALYACILTVLLIWLAIQVIKLRRKNKVAYADGGVEALQIARSAQSNASEYIPITLILMALLEYNGAQPVWIHLTGIIFVIGRIIHARGILQERFKGRVKGMQLTFLIMVALVVLNVIYLPYDKIW from the coding sequence ATGATTACCGCTCTCTACGCTTGTATTTTGACTGTACTACTGATTTGGCTGGCAATTCAGGTTATTAAACTGAGACGCAAGAATAAGGTCGCTTACGCAGATGGTGGGGTCGAAGCGCTTCAAATAGCGCGAAGTGCGCAAAGCAATGCGAGTGAATACATTCCCATTACATTGATATTAATGGCGCTATTGGAGTACAACGGCGCGCAACCTGTTTGGATACATCTCACCGGTATCATCTTCGTGATTGGGCGTATTATTCACGCGCGAGGTATTTTGCAAGAGAGATTTAAAGGTCGGGTTAAAGGGATGCAGCTGACTTTTCTAATCATGGTTGCGTTGGTTGTTTTGAATGTGATTTATCTGCCTTACGACAAGATTTGGTAA
- a CDS encoding GNAT family N-acetyltransferase, with protein MLQADNLQQRAAISDRISMEPLASKHTLELLETVNANRERLTVYLPWPEFVTNRREARHYISQRVDSNAVDAYWFAIYFDDRFAGVIGSKGVDPETRATEIAYWLADHGRGNQLIDQVLSILILYLKKKGNAQSIQFHCLEENTPSIRIAERTGAKLKHYLDHEFDMLDRSQRLGVYELPLR; from the coding sequence ATGCTGCAAGCCGATAATTTACAACAACGCGCTGCGATATCTGACAGAATATCGATGGAGCCGTTGGCGTCGAAACACACCTTAGAGCTGCTAGAAACCGTCAATGCCAATCGTGAAAGGCTAACGGTTTATTTACCCTGGCCTGAGTTTGTGACCAACAGACGTGAAGCTCGCCACTACATTTCACAAAGAGTCGATAGCAATGCAGTCGATGCATATTGGTTTGCGATTTATTTCGATGATCGTTTTGCTGGAGTGATTGGCTCAAAAGGGGTCGATCCAGAGACACGCGCGACCGAGATAGCTTATTGGCTTGCGGATCATGGCAGAGGTAATCAGCTAATTGATCAGGTGCTTTCTATTCTGATCCTTTACCTTAAAAAGAAAGGGAATGCTCAATCGATCCAATTCCACTGCTTAGAAGAGAATACCCCGAGTATCAGAATTGCCGAGCGTACTGGGGCGAAACTGAAACACTACCTGGATCATGAGTTTGATATGTTGGATCGTTCTCAGAGGTTGGGAGTCTATGAGTTGCCTCTAAGATAA
- a CDS encoding NUDIX domain-containing protein, which translates to MIPVQATHVSGVVISEIDGVIKMLLLKRVKGGYWCHVAGGVEEGELGWQTILRELKEETQITNVELHTADFLEQFYEAKKNRVMVIPCFVMFCQPNQGVTLNHEHTEYRWCTLEEAKQLAPFANQHKLYEHVWMNYVDKSKLTPFTLIEQE; encoded by the coding sequence ATGATTCCAGTACAAGCAACCCACGTGTCAGGTGTCGTCATTTCTGAGATTGATGGCGTGATCAAAATGTTGCTCTTAAAACGTGTGAAAGGCGGTTACTGGTGTCACGTCGCAGGTGGTGTAGAAGAGGGAGAGCTAGGGTGGCAAACCATCTTAAGAGAACTTAAAGAAGAAACACAGATAACCAATGTAGAGCTGCATACCGCCGACTTTCTAGAGCAGTTTTATGAAGCGAAAAAGAACCGTGTCATGGTGATCCCTTGTTTTGTTATGTTCTGCCAGCCCAATCAAGGTGTCACGCTAAACCACGAGCATACTGAATATCGCTGGTGTACATTAGAAGAAGCGAAACAATTGGCGCCTTTTGCAAATCAACACAAACTTTATGAACACGTGTGGATGAATTACGTTGATAAGTCCAAACTGACTCCTTTCACACTCATAGAACAAGAATAA
- a CDS encoding response regulator: MIKVVIVEDDPSIAELHHHFVEQVEKYQVVGIAGSVHIARQLVERVQPDLVIVDNYLPDGLGVDLVYQWLTNEHKPECILVTAANDVDTVQKAHRFGAFDYLIKPMDYSRLTESLQRFAKVKNHMSSQGSFRQSQLDDLFHSGKSNTVELNQVELAGLDPFMYRQVIGLFTHINIEHTAASVSGQLPISKSTARRYLDKAVEQGDLVAFLEHGKVGRPTRVYRNKHISEN, from the coding sequence ATGATAAAAGTTGTGATTGTAGAAGATGATCCTAGCATAGCTGAGCTGCATCACCACTTTGTAGAACAAGTCGAAAAATATCAGGTAGTTGGTATCGCTGGTAGCGTCCATATTGCTCGCCAGTTAGTCGAGAGAGTGCAACCAGACTTGGTCATCGTCGACAATTATCTTCCCGATGGCTTGGGTGTCGATCTGGTCTATCAATGGCTCACTAATGAACACAAGCCCGAGTGCATTTTGGTTACAGCGGCAAATGATGTTGATACCGTTCAAAAAGCTCATCGGTTTGGTGCGTTTGATTATTTGATTAAGCCGATGGACTATTCACGCCTTACTGAAAGCTTGCAGCGATTTGCAAAAGTGAAAAATCACATGAGCAGCCAAGGTTCTTTTCGGCAGTCTCAATTGGATGATCTGTTTCATTCTGGCAAGTCGAACACAGTTGAACTGAATCAGGTCGAGCTTGCTGGGCTTGACCCTTTTATGTATCGACAGGTTATCGGCCTGTTCACTCACATTAATATCGAACATACTGCTGCCAGTGTATCCGGACAGTTGCCGATCAGTAAAAGTACGGCTCGTCGCTATTTGGATAAAGCGGTTGAACAAGGAGACTTGGTGGCGTTTCTAGAGCATGGCAAGGTAGGGCGCCCAACACGGGTGTATCGCAATAAACACATCTCAGAAAATTAA
- a CDS encoding sulfite exporter TauE/SafE family protein, whose amino-acid sequence MEFDSINLVALGLIFLGSYVQTAIGFGLAIVAAPLLIIWSPEYVPAPICLVALFISLMNAMKHRSSVEIGGLKMALIGRIPGSIAGGVMLFFVSTEALTLWIGILVLFAVIVSVLPFRIEPTPTRMTFAGFFSGLFGTSSAIGGPPMALLLQHQEANQLRGNLSAFFVVSSIISLIVQIPAGFFTWNHLLITIPLLPAAALGYWLAIKTTQSLPKEKIRIGALTLCFVSGFTAIVQGVTL is encoded by the coding sequence ATGGAATTCGATTCGATAAACTTGGTTGCGTTAGGTTTGATCTTTCTTGGCTCCTACGTTCAAACGGCGATTGGTTTTGGCTTAGCAATTGTTGCTGCTCCTTTACTTATTATCTGGTCTCCAGAATATGTCCCTGCGCCTATCTGTTTAGTCGCTTTATTTATTTCATTGATGAACGCAATGAAGCACCGAAGCAGCGTTGAGATTGGTGGCTTGAAAATGGCGCTGATAGGGCGTATTCCGGGTTCTATTGCCGGTGGCGTCATGTTGTTCTTTGTATCAACAGAAGCACTTACGCTGTGGATTGGTATTCTAGTACTGTTCGCCGTGATTGTGAGTGTTTTGCCGTTTAGAATTGAACCAACGCCAACTCGTATGACATTTGCGGGTTTCTTTTCTGGCTTGTTTGGTACCAGCTCAGCTATCGGGGGCCCACCAATGGCGCTCTTGCTGCAACATCAAGAAGCTAATCAGTTACGCGGTAACCTATCGGCTTTTTTCGTCGTAAGCTCTATCATTTCATTGATCGTTCAGATACCCGCTGGCTTTTTCACATGGAATCATTTGCTTATCACTATTCCTCTGCTGCCTGCAGCGGCGCTTGGCTATTGGCTAGCGATTAAAACGACTCAGTCTTTACCAAAAGAAAAAATCCGAATTGGTGCACTGACACTCTGTTTTGTTAGCGGCTTTACGGCCATTGTGCAGGGTGTGACTTTGTAG